A portion of the Hyphomicrobiaceae bacterium genome contains these proteins:
- a CDS encoding multidrug efflux RND transporter permease subunit — protein sequence MKISHFFIDRPIFAAVISLVFIILGVVAVGRLPIAQYPEIVPPVVTVSGQYPGASAEVVAATVVAPLEQQINGVEKMLYISSNSTGDGRFSISVTFDLGTNLDIAQVQVQNRVSTALPRVPADVRNIGVTVAKASPDLMMVVHMLSPDKSRDTLFISNYTSVNVVDVLSRIEGIGSITVFGGRDYSMRVWLDPDRLQSLGLTSSDVVSALQGQNIQVAAGVLDQPPVPKQGAFQIAVQAQGRLADASEFGEIVVKKSADSVVRVKDVGRVELAALDYGLNSYLDENPAVALGIFQLPGSNAIATAEKIKKTMAELSQSFPPGVKYDIVYNPTDFIQQSIDAVVRTILEAILLVVIVVVLFLQTWRAAIIPIVAIPVSLIGTFFLMSIFGFSLNNLSLFGLVLAIGIVVDDAIVVVENVERNMALGMSPRDASYKTMDEVGTALIAIALVLTAVFAPSAFITGIAGQFYRQFALTIAGATVISLIVSLTLSPALCALLLKPNAHDKKPSLLMWPVHTFFKGFNWGFDKMSAGYGWVVGKVVRFAAIMLIVYAGIIAFGLNEFRKTPVGFIPQLDAGYLITVTQLPPAAALARTDAVNKRVVELALEVPGVDHAVNFIGFSGATRTNASNAGAVFVTLKPFAERAKDPQQSATAIRQALLAKFSSIQDALVLVVPPPPVRGIGNAGGFRMMVQDRNAAGPAALQQAVGAMMGKAAQTTGVQQVFSLFENATPQLYLDVDRVKAQMLGVNVIDVFSTLQTYLGSAYVNDFNLLGRTYRVTAQADSQFRMNPKDVLSIRVRNADGDTVPLGSFVTVSDISGPSRVPRYNLYPAAELDGSAAAGYSQGQAIDIMEKMAAETLPPGFSYEWTDLAFQQIRAGNAAVFAFALGVAFVFLVLAAQFESLTLPLAIILIVPMSLVASISGVILRGMDNNILTQVGFIVLIGLAAKNAILIVEFAEQLENSGKNRFEAAKQAAQLRMRPILMTSLAFILGVVPLVWAVGAGAELRQALGTAVFSGMIGVTLFGLIFTPVFYVICRWFSTVGSRRKPSHEPAPQPAE from the coding sequence ATGAAGATTTCGCACTTCTTCATCGATCGGCCGATCTTTGCCGCGGTGATCTCCCTCGTGTTCATAATTCTCGGCGTGGTGGCCGTCGGGCGGCTTCCGATTGCGCAGTATCCCGAGATCGTGCCTCCGGTCGTGACCGTATCTGGACAGTATCCCGGCGCAAGCGCGGAGGTCGTTGCTGCAACGGTGGTGGCACCGCTTGAACAGCAGATCAACGGTGTGGAGAAGATGCTTTACATCTCGTCCAACTCGACGGGTGATGGGCGCTTCTCCATTTCGGTGACTTTCGATCTGGGAACTAACCTCGACATCGCGCAGGTTCAGGTTCAAAATCGCGTGTCGACGGCCCTGCCGCGCGTCCCCGCAGACGTGCGCAATATCGGTGTTACGGTTGCGAAAGCTTCCCCCGACCTTATGATGGTCGTGCACATGCTGTCGCCCGACAAGTCGCGCGATACGTTGTTCATCTCCAACTATACCAGCGTGAATGTTGTTGACGTGCTGAGCCGCATCGAAGGCATTGGCTCGATAACCGTGTTCGGCGGGCGCGATTACTCGATGCGCGTGTGGCTCGATCCTGATCGGCTGCAGTCGCTGGGCCTGACGTCGAGCGACGTCGTCAGCGCGCTGCAGGGACAGAACATCCAGGTCGCCGCCGGTGTGCTCGATCAGCCCCCTGTGCCAAAGCAGGGGGCTTTTCAGATTGCCGTGCAGGCGCAGGGCCGGTTGGCCGATGCCAGCGAGTTCGGGGAAATCGTCGTCAAGAAGTCGGCAGACTCTGTCGTCCGCGTCAAGGATGTCGGCCGTGTCGAGCTGGCCGCGCTCGACTACGGGCTGAACTCGTATCTCGATGAAAACCCTGCCGTTGCGCTCGGCATTTTCCAGCTTCCCGGGTCTAACGCTATTGCTACGGCGGAAAAGATCAAGAAAACGATGGCGGAGCTGTCGCAGAGCTTCCCGCCCGGTGTGAAGTACGACATCGTCTACAACCCGACGGACTTCATCCAGCAGTCTATTGATGCCGTTGTGCGTACGATCCTGGAAGCAATCCTACTCGTCGTCATCGTCGTCGTTCTATTCCTGCAGACATGGCGCGCGGCCATCATCCCCATTGTTGCTATTCCCGTATCGCTTATCGGTACGTTCTTCCTGATGTCGATATTTGGGTTCTCGCTGAACAACCTGTCTCTGTTCGGCCTGGTTCTTGCGATCGGTATCGTGGTCGATGACGCCATTGTCGTCGTCGAGAACGTCGAGCGGAATATGGCGCTCGGTATGAGTCCGCGGGACGCTTCCTACAAGACGATGGACGAAGTCGGCACTGCGCTGATTGCGATTGCATTGGTGTTGACCGCGGTGTTTGCGCCGTCGGCTTTTATCACGGGCATCGCGGGCCAGTTTTACCGGCAGTTCGCGCTCACCATTGCCGGTGCGACAGTGATCTCTCTTATAGTCTCGCTGACACTGTCTCCGGCGTTGTGCGCGCTTTTGCTCAAGCCAAATGCTCATGACAAGAAGCCGTCCTTGTTGATGTGGCCAGTTCATACCTTCTTCAAGGGATTCAACTGGGGCTTCGACAAGATGTCTGCCGGCTACGGCTGGGTTGTCGGAAAGGTCGTTCGCTTTGCGGCTATTATGCTGATCGTTTACGCAGGCATCATTGCGTTCGGTCTTAACGAGTTCCGTAAAACGCCCGTCGGCTTCATTCCGCAGCTCGATGCGGGCTACCTCATCACGGTTACGCAGTTGCCACCAGCGGCAGCACTTGCCCGTACCGACGCTGTAAACAAGCGGGTCGTGGAATTGGCGCTTGAGGTTCCCGGCGTCGACCATGCGGTGAACTTCATCGGCTTTTCCGGCGCCACGCGCACCAACGCCTCGAACGCTGGCGCTGTGTTTGTGACGTTGAAGCCGTTCGCAGAGCGCGCCAAGGATCCCCAACAATCCGCCACCGCGATCCGCCAGGCGCTCTTGGCCAAGTTCTCGTCCATCCAGGATGCGCTGGTGCTCGTCGTGCCACCTCCTCCCGTGCGCGGCATCGGCAATGCGGGCGGCTTCCGCATGATGGTGCAGGATCGGAATGCGGCAGGCCCCGCTGCCCTGCAGCAGGCGGTTGGCGCGATGATGGGCAAGGCGGCGCAGACAACCGGTGTGCAGCAGGTGTTCTCGCTGTTCGAGAACGCCACGCCGCAGCTCTATCTCGACGTCGATCGTGTCAAGGCACAGATGCTCGGCGTCAATGTGATCGACGTGTTCTCGACACTGCAAACCTATCTCGGTTCGGCATACGTGAACGATTTTAATCTGCTGGGCCGCACGTACCGTGTGACCGCGCAGGCCGATAGCCAATTCCGCATGAACCCCAAGGACGTGTTGTCGATCCGGGTGCGTAATGCGGACGGAGATACTGTCCCGCTGGGATCGTTCGTGACGGTATCGGATATTTCCGGACCATCACGTGTGCCTCGCTACAATCTGTATCCGGCGGCAGAACTCGATGGTTCGGCGGCGGCGGGCTATTCGCAGGGCCAGGCGATCGACATCATGGAGAAGATGGCTGCCGAAACCTTGCCTCCCGGCTTCAGCTACGAGTGGACGGACCTTGCTTTCCAGCAGATCCGTGCGGGTAACGCTGCGGTGTTTGCCTTCGCACTTGGTGTCGCCTTCGTGTTCCTGGTTCTCGCGGCGCAGTTCGAAAGCTTGACGCTGCCGCTGGCGATCATTCTGATTGTGCCGATGAGCCTCGTGGCCTCGATTTCGGGAGTTATCCTGCGTGGGATGGACAACAACATCCTGACTCAGGTTGGCTTCATTGTTCTCATAGGTCTGGCCGCCAAAAACGCGATTCTGATCGTTGAATTCGCCGAGCAACTCGAAAACTCTGGCAAAAATCGTTTCGAAGCGGCCAAGCAGGCAGCCCAGCTTCGTATGCGGCCGATCCTGATGACGTCGTTGGCCTTTATTCTCGGTGTTGTGCCGCTGGTGTGGGCCGTGGGCGCCGGTGCGGAGCTGCGGCAGGCGCTGGGCACGGCGGTGTTCTCGGGCATGATCGGTGTAACGCTGTTCGGTCTGATCTTCACGCCGGTTTTTTATGTGATCTGCCGTTGGTTCTCGACGGTTGGCAGTCGCCGCAAGCCGTCGCACGAGCCCGCGCCTCAGCCTGCTGAGTAA
- a CDS encoding efflux RND transporter periplasmic adaptor subunit, translated as MHALRYFSPIAAALSLALVLTGCGDGSQQKQAAASPPPAPAVTVSRPVSKVVADFDEYVGRFAAVDYVEVRARVSGYLDKIQFTDGQLVKADETLFTIDRRPFEAALEQVKAARAQAEANLAYADSELKRGDQLVKGSTITQQIYDQRVQAYNVAQAAVTAQDAAVKQAELDLQFTELKAPVAGRIGDRRVSVGNLVTGGSGGSTTLLATIVSIDPIRFEFTMDEQSYVRFMSAHEPAMANASTKSVPVALKLIGETDFGHQGKIDFIDNAIDRSSGTIRVRAEFANADGKLTPGMFGRIKVPNSAPATALLVPDTAIGTEQVRKFVYAVGEDNVAKPKYVTLGPEIDGMRVVTAGLTADDLIVVNGLMRIRPGSKVSPQQSTAQAAPEGTAVKTN; from the coding sequence ATGCATGCATTGCGCTATTTTTCGCCGATAGCAGCCGCGCTCTCGCTGGCTCTCGTGCTGACGGGCTGTGGAGACGGCTCTCAGCAGAAGCAGGCGGCAGCATCGCCCCCGCCTGCTCCAGCCGTTACGGTGTCTCGTCCCGTTAGCAAGGTCGTAGCTGATTTCGACGAGTACGTCGGCCGCTTCGCCGCCGTTGACTACGTTGAGGTGCGTGCCCGCGTCTCTGGCTATCTGGATAAGATCCAGTTTACCGATGGGCAGCTCGTTAAAGCCGACGAAACGCTTTTCACCATCGATCGCCGGCCATTCGAGGCCGCGCTCGAGCAGGTGAAGGCGGCGCGTGCGCAGGCTGAGGCTAATCTCGCCTATGCCGACAGCGAGCTGAAACGTGGCGATCAGCTCGTAAAGGGTTCGACGATCACGCAGCAGATCTATGACCAGCGCGTGCAGGCCTACAATGTGGCGCAGGCTGCGGTCACAGCACAGGACGCGGCGGTCAAGCAAGCTGAGCTCGATCTTCAGTTCACAGAGTTGAAAGCGCCCGTTGCCGGCCGCATAGGTGATCGACGGGTGTCGGTGGGAAACCTTGTGACCGGTGGCTCGGGAGGCTCAACGACACTGCTGGCAACGATCGTTTCTATCGATCCGATCCGTTTCGAGTTCACCATGGATGAGCAGTCCTATGTGCGCTTCATGTCGGCGCACGAGCCGGCCATGGCGAATGCCAGCACGAAATCCGTACCCGTAGCGCTGAAACTCATCGGAGAAACCGATTTCGGTCATCAGGGCAAGATCGACTTCATCGATAATGCGATCGACCGGTCTTCGGGAACGATTCGCGTGCGCGCAGAATTCGCTAACGCGGATGGCAAGCTGACGCCGGGCATGTTCGGACGGATCAAAGTTCCAAATTCCGCCCCGGCGACGGCTCTGCTTGTGCCCGATACAGCTATCGGCACCGAACAGGTGCGCAAGTTCGTCTATGCGGTCGGCGAAGACAACGTTGCCAAACCGAAATACGTGACGCTCGGTCCTGAGATCGACGGCATGCGGGTGGTGACCGCCGGACTGACGGCCGATGACCTCATCGTTGTCAACGGATTGATGCGCATTCGCCCCGGCTCGAAAGTGTCGCCGCAGCAATCGACCGCGCAGGCTGCTCCTGAAGGGACGGCCGTCAAGACTAACTGA
- a CDS encoding TetR/AcrR family transcriptional regulator: MNAACNLFYREGINVVGVEAIAAAALTNKMTLYRHFGSKDDLIVAYVTEIANRGNEAWDKLDRQHQNEPDKRLNAWVDYVEDALTNHYQRGCALANAAIELPALHPAREVIENYKEHKRRNLVQLFTAARYRHPQILADEVFLLFEGARISLQCGGKIPVTRVVSMLRDLLAKAPRKSRA, translated from the coding sequence TTGAATGCCGCTTGCAATCTCTTTTATCGTGAAGGAATCAACGTGGTAGGCGTCGAAGCCATCGCGGCGGCGGCGCTGACCAATAAGATGACGCTCTACCGGCACTTTGGTTCCAAAGACGATCTTATCGTGGCCTATGTCACCGAGATCGCCAACCGAGGCAACGAGGCCTGGGATAAACTCGACAGGCAACATCAGAATGAACCTGACAAGCGACTCAATGCTTGGGTTGATTATGTTGAGGACGCACTGACCAACCACTACCAGCGCGGCTGCGCGCTCGCGAACGCAGCAATCGAGCTACCGGCGCTTCATCCTGCCCGGGAGGTGATTGAGAACTACAAAGAACATAAGCGCAGGAACCTCGTTCAGCTTTTTACGGCAGCGCGCTATCGCCATCCCCAGATTCTCGCCGATGAAGTCTTTTTGTTGTTTGAAGGAGCGCGCATCAGCTTGCAATGCGGCGGCAAGATTCCGGTAACCCGCGTCGTCTCGATGCTGCGGGACCTTCTCGCAAAAGCTCCTAGGAAGTCGCGAGCCTGA
- a CDS encoding universal stress protein: MNKILVATDLSKGATLALQRAALIAKSTGASLEVVHVLDSVWPDEELDRQQLAARDIIASHLPSDLAKTAEVTTQILRGQDYVEIVKRATDEAVDLIVLGAHRNKILELFRGTTSERIIRLGHIPVLVVNTAAKEPYRRLLLAYDFSPHAQRALQFTAEWLPESEIHLVHAMHVPFKGFLGQETQEQFVVEEREKIARTIDNDISDLKKKLGASCPTFKVSINEAEPQTMLQNLVRETSPDLLVLGTHGRTGILHLVLGSTAEELIAIAAVDVLAVNA, translated from the coding sequence ATGAACAAGATCCTGGTCGCAACCGACCTTTCAAAAGGAGCGACACTCGCACTCCAACGGGCGGCGCTAATCGCGAAGTCCACAGGCGCGAGCCTTGAGGTCGTCCACGTGCTCGACAGCGTGTGGCCGGATGAGGAGCTGGATCGGCAGCAACTAGCAGCGCGCGACATCATTGCGAGCCATCTACCGTCGGATCTTGCGAAAACTGCCGAAGTTACAACACAGATCCTGCGTGGACAGGACTATGTTGAGATCGTGAAACGCGCGACGGATGAAGCAGTGGACCTCATCGTGCTGGGCGCGCATCGCAACAAGATCCTGGAATTATTCCGCGGAACAACCTCTGAGCGCATCATCAGGCTGGGTCATATTCCTGTTCTTGTGGTGAACACCGCTGCGAAAGAGCCCTATCGGCGGCTGCTACTTGCCTACGATTTTTCGCCCCATGCTCAACGCGCCCTGCAATTTACCGCCGAGTGGCTGCCCGAGAGTGAGATCCACCTCGTGCACGCGATGCACGTCCCCTTCAAAGGATTTTTGGGGCAGGAAACCCAAGAGCAATTTGTCGTCGAAGAGCGGGAGAAAATAGCGCGCACGATCGACAATGACATCTCCGACCTCAAAAAAAAGCTCGGAGCATCTTGCCCAACCTTCAAGGTGAGCATCAACGAGGCCGAGCCTCAAACCATGTTGCAAAATCTTGTGAGAGAAACATCCCCCGATCTGCTCGTGCTGGGAACCCACGGACGCACCGGCATTCTGCACCTAGTGCTCGGCAGCACTGCTGAAGAGCTCATCGCCATTGCTGCAGTTGACGTTCTAGCTGTGAATGCTTAG
- a CDS encoding L,D-transpeptidase yields MSNHHAPSRGGHGVGLSLRAFAVSTSLLLAACSQVPAPQPPLEELARTRYRSLPEEPFPIAEVPATRIKPQYVRQVVAYETHYQPGAIVVDPTEHHLYLVMPDGKAMRYGIGVGREGFGWTGTATIARKAQWPKWTPPTEMIAREPRLEPYRHGMAPGLDNPLGARALYLFQDGKDTLYRLHGTSEVSSIGRNVSSGCIRLLNHDIIDLYRRTPVGSKVVVLQGANTIAHQSSPDASTLHGDRNDS; encoded by the coding sequence ATGTCAAACCACCACGCGCCTTCGCGCGGGGGGCATGGTGTTGGCTTGAGCCTGCGCGCCTTCGCCGTCAGCACGTCGTTGCTGTTGGCCGCTTGCAGCCAAGTCCCCGCACCTCAGCCGCCGCTCGAAGAGCTTGCCCGAACGCGATATCGAAGCCTGCCTGAGGAACCGTTCCCGATCGCAGAAGTGCCGGCTACGCGGATCAAACCACAGTACGTCCGCCAGGTAGTCGCCTATGAAACCCACTATCAACCGGGCGCAATCGTCGTCGATCCAACCGAACATCACCTTTACCTGGTAATGCCGGACGGAAAAGCGATGCGATACGGCATCGGTGTCGGCCGAGAAGGTTTCGGCTGGACCGGAACTGCAACGATTGCCCGCAAGGCGCAGTGGCCGAAATGGACACCACCAACAGAGATGATCGCTCGCGAGCCGCGCCTTGAGCCGTATCGCCATGGCATGGCGCCGGGTCTGGATAATCCACTCGGCGCACGGGCCCTTTATCTCTTCCAGGACGGCAAAGACACGCTGTACCGGCTGCACGGAACAAGCGAGGTGAGCTCGATTGGCCGCAACGTATCAAGCGGCTGCATTCGCCTTTTGAACCACGACATCATCGACCTCTACCGGCGCACGCCCGTCGGCAGCAAGGTCGTTGTGCTGCAGGGAGCAAACACGATCGCACACCAATCATCACCAGACGCATCCACACTTCATGGAGATAGAAATGACTCGTAA
- a CDS encoding DsrE family protein, with the protein MTRNVALSMVALAAFAALILPAAIRAGEPSSASFSYAPQKVVFHNNGRGDDSAKYFKGLLRNITNNIEAVGRGRIDIKVVDHSDGIKLFQLANTDAELAKTLDELRAKGVQFLICRNTLKERNIDWHTLYGVKEADLVPSGIAHLVYLQQQGYAYLHP; encoded by the coding sequence ATGACTCGTAATGTCGCCCTTTCAATGGTCGCCCTTGCGGCATTCGCCGCCCTCATCCTTCCTGCTGCAATCCGTGCAGGCGAACCTTCTAGCGCAAGTTTTTCTTACGCACCGCAGAAGGTCGTCTTTCACAACAACGGACGCGGCGACGATAGTGCCAAATACTTCAAGGGACTTCTACGTAACATCACAAACAACATCGAGGCTGTTGGAAGAGGCCGCATCGACATCAAGGTCGTAGACCACAGCGATGGCATCAAACTCTTTCAGTTAGCCAATACCGACGCAGAGCTTGCAAAGACCTTGGATGAACTGCGCGCAAAGGGCGTGCAGTTTCTCATCTGCCGCAATACGCTCAAGGAGCGCAACATCGACTGGCATACGCTCTATGGCGTGAAGGAGGCTGATCTGGTGCCTAGCGGCATCGCTCATCTCGTCTATCTGCAACAGCAGGGCTATGCCTACCTGCATCCCTAA
- a CDS encoding TetR/AcrR family transcriptional regulator, with the protein MRKENAQGERMRREQKQQRASGRKAGARSRSGRSGAGRPKLSVATADAEVKIREAALELFSQRGFSSVTTKDIADTTGFNPALIYYYFGSKEELFRSAVTLAVERAFEQFRISRQGLDHPRDIIYGWLDTHILQFDTIAKLIMISIDYAKATRRKSRIDEAIHKFYDEERDVLRQTLMAGLRSGDFRSLDVDETATFISTYLDGVFVRAMILKKFNPVAAIHQLRSFLDRLLGP; encoded by the coding sequence ATGAGAAAAGAAAATGCGCAGGGAGAACGGATGAGGCGGGAGCAGAAGCAGCAGCGCGCGAGTGGCCGCAAGGCCGGCGCGAGATCTCGTTCGGGGCGCTCGGGCGCAGGTCGCCCAAAGCTCAGCGTTGCTACAGCGGACGCCGAGGTGAAGATTAGGGAAGCGGCTCTTGAGCTTTTCTCTCAGCGAGGGTTCTCGTCGGTTACAACGAAGGACATCGCTGACACGACCGGCTTCAATCCAGCGCTCATCTATTACTATTTCGGTAGCAAGGAGGAGTTGTTCCGTAGCGCCGTGACGTTGGCTGTCGAAAGAGCATTCGAACAGTTTCGAATTTCGCGCCAAGGTTTGGACCATCCGCGCGACATAATCTACGGCTGGCTCGATACGCATATCCTTCAGTTCGATACGATCGCCAAGTTGATCATGATCTCGATCGACTACGCCAAGGCGACACGGCGCAAGTCGCGGATCGACGAAGCGATACACAAATTCTACGACGAGGAACGGGACGTATTGCGCCAGACGCTCATGGCGGGCTTGAGATCCGGCGATTTCCGATCGCTGGATGTTGACGAGACAGCAACCTTCATCTCGACGTATCTGGATGGCGTTTTTGTGCGCGCGATGATCTTAAAGAAGTTCAATCCGGTGGCTGCAATTCATCAACTTCGCTCCTTTCTGGATAGGTTGCTCGGGCCATAG
- a CDS encoding ABC transporter permease, with translation MDAGPLNIANNSTTSVTRKTPEPSPRRALWNIRAVLSSRLYFAFACLGIALPFAIWMALVAGAAVPTVFMPSPTQVVTRFISWLTSEGFGADLWISVVRVTSGFLLSLVLALPLGLLCGTFKPVEATLEPAMDFVRYMPAVAFVPLMLLWFGVGEGSKVAVIFVGTFFQMLLMFADDVRRVPMQQIEAAQTMGGSRREILFKVIFPSAAPALLTSCRITLGWAWTYLVVAEMVAANSGLGYAILKAQRFLQTDKIFAGLIVIGLIGLLQDQLLRALRTVLFPYLKGHNS, from the coding sequence ATGGATGCAGGACCGCTAAACATCGCGAACAATTCAACGACGTCTGTGACGCGCAAAACGCCGGAGCCTAGCCCCCGGCGTGCTTTGTGGAACATCCGCGCCGTGCTTTCCTCGCGGCTCTATTTCGCATTCGCGTGTCTCGGCATCGCCCTGCCCTTTGCCATCTGGATGGCGTTGGTCGCCGGCGCGGCGGTGCCAACGGTATTCATGCCTTCACCGACGCAGGTCGTGACCCGATTTATCTCCTGGCTAACGTCCGAAGGCTTTGGCGCAGATCTGTGGATCAGCGTCGTTCGTGTTACCAGCGGCTTCCTATTATCCCTCGTACTCGCATTGCCGTTGGGATTGTTGTGCGGAACTTTCAAACCCGTCGAAGCGACGCTCGAACCGGCGATGGACTTCGTGCGCTACATGCCTGCGGTCGCATTCGTTCCGCTCATGCTTCTGTGGTTCGGGGTCGGCGAAGGCTCGAAGGTCGCGGTTATCTTCGTCGGCACCTTCTTTCAAATGCTCCTGATGTTCGCGGACGACGTACGTCGCGTCCCGATGCAGCAGATTGAAGCTGCGCAGACCATGGGTGGCAGTCGCCGGGAAATCCTGTTCAAGGTTATCTTCCCCTCTGCCGCTCCCGCGCTTCTGACCAGCTGCCGCATCACGCTTGGATGGGCATGGACCTACCTAGTCGTGGCTGAAATGGTGGCTGCAAACTCTGGACTTGGCTACGCGATCCTCAAAGCTCAACGCTTTCTGCAAACCGATAAGATTTTCGCTGGCCTCATCGTCATTGGACTAATCGGTCTTCTGCAGGACCAGCTTCTGCGCGCGCTTCGGACCGTGTTGTTCCCTTATCTGAAAGGGCACAACTCATGA
- a CDS encoding ABC transporter ATP-binding protein has product MTKAITANNVTKSFGGVTVLDRIRLDIAPGEFVTIVGASGCGKSTLLRIMAGLEFADSGTIACGDQRIDGPGVERAMVFQDYSLFPWLNVIDNVMFSRRLAANTSDNLALERGAEERRAESLLSLVGLSKARNTFPSQLSGGMRQRVAIARALMSKPSILLMDEPFGALDAQTREVMQELVLDVARNEGTTIVFVTHDVEEAIYLGARVVLMSPHPGRIDSIYRVPFGQSRNADIRLDPQFLELKRRIMGRVRETVTASFSTDDAHASG; this is encoded by the coding sequence ATGACCAAGGCCATCACAGCAAACAACGTGACCAAATCATTCGGTGGGGTCACCGTTCTAGACAGAATCCGCCTCGATATAGCACCGGGAGAGTTCGTTACCATCGTCGGCGCGTCCGGATGCGGAAAGTCCACCCTTCTTCGCATCATGGCAGGTTTGGAGTTTGCCGATAGCGGTACTATTGCGTGCGGAGACCAGCGCATTGATGGCCCCGGCGTGGAACGCGCCATGGTCTTCCAGGATTACAGCCTGTTTCCCTGGCTAAACGTGATCGACAACGTCATGTTCAGCCGCCGCCTTGCTGCCAACACAAGCGACAACCTGGCTCTGGAGCGCGGAGCCGAGGAGCGCAGAGCCGAATCCCTGCTTTCCCTTGTAGGATTGTCGAAGGCCAGAAATACCTTCCCATCGCAATTGTCGGGTGGCATGCGACAGCGCGTTGCAATAGCTCGCGCGTTGATGTCGAAGCCATCGATCCTATTGATGGACGAGCCATTCGGCGCTCTCGACGCACAGACGCGCGAGGTGATGCAGGAGCTTGTGCTTGACGTCGCGCGCAACGAGGGAACGACGATCGTCTTTGTGACACACGACGTCGAGGAAGCCATCTACCTGGGCGCCCGCGTCGTTCTCATGTCTCCGCATCCCGGACGCATCGACAGCATCTATCGCGTTCCCTTCGGACAGTCGCGCAACGCCGACATTCGGCTCGATCCGCAATTCCTTGAACTCAAGCGCCGCATCATGGGACGCGTGCGCGAGACAGTCACGGCATCGTTTTCCACCGACGACGCCCACGCATCCGGGTGA
- a CDS encoding ABC transporter substrate-binding protein translates to MFTGLSSRLRSAALAAAGLAALLSIPGVPQAKAEEKVTLATVAWIGYAPFYVAVEKDLFKKYGVKVELKDFADPALIPAALASGGIQGAMYTYDQVINLVANGNDYRVVMPIDYSNGADAIIASKSIKILADLKGKQVAYPFATCDNLLVAYALKSVGLTEADVQGLDTTPENVPAALVGGASAGATYEPNVSKALKLEVGDGFHSIYTSATSPGLITDVLYFPASYIAANGKTVEAIINGYLDGLKYLKENPDDAYAIVAKYFATTIEDVKEQAKGVYNVPMAEWAGYFGPRNDAKSFYTTGALIAEILVQRGQIKAAPKIEDTYTKVFVEKLASAK, encoded by the coding sequence ATGTTCACTGGTTTAAGTTCGCGACTGCGGAGTGCTGCACTCGCGGCAGCCGGATTGGCTGCATTGCTCTCAATCCCCGGTGTCCCGCAGGCCAAGGCCGAAGAAAAGGTAACGTTGGCCACTGTGGCGTGGATCGGCTACGCGCCCTTTTATGTCGCGGTTGAGAAGGACCTGTTCAAGAAATACGGCGTAAAAGTCGAGCTTAAGGATTTTGCGGACCCGGCTCTGATCCCCGCGGCGTTGGCGAGTGGCGGCATTCAAGGCGCCATGTACACCTACGATCAGGTCATCAATCTTGTGGCCAACGGAAACGATTACCGCGTCGTCATGCCGATCGACTACTCGAACGGCGCTGACGCAATCATCGCGTCGAAGTCGATCAAGATACTGGCTGATCTGAAGGGCAAGCAGGTCGCCTATCCCTTCGCTACCTGCGACAATCTCCTGGTGGCATACGCGCTCAAGTCCGTCGGTTTGACTGAAGCCGACGTGCAGGGCCTCGACACAACGCCCGAAAACGTCCCCGCCGCGCTTGTCGGTGGCGCTTCCGCAGGCGCCACATACGAGCCCAACGTCAGCAAGGCTTTGAAGCTCGAGGTGGGTGACGGCTTCCATTCCATCTATACCTCCGCCACCTCACCAGGACTCATCACCGACGTGCTCTATTTCCCTGCTTCCTACATCGCTGCGAACGGCAAGACCGTCGAGGCCATTATCAATGGCTACCTCGATGGCCTGAAGTACCTCAAAGAAAATCCAGACGATGCTTATGCTATCGTCGCGAAGTACTTTGCCACCACGATCGAGGACGTGAAGGAACAAGCCAAGGGCGTTTACAACGTTCCTATGGCGGAATGGGCCGGCTACTTCGGACCGCGCAATGACGCCAAGTCCTTCTACACCACAGGCGCGCTTATCGCTGAGATCCTCGTCCAACGCGGACAAATCAAAGCAGCCCCGAAGATCGAAGACACCTACACGAAAGTGTTTGTCGAAAAACTCGCTTCGGCGAAGTGA